From the genome of Motilibacter peucedani, one region includes:
- a CDS encoding glycoside hydrolase family 16 protein: MPTPRGLQRAAAVAVLLLLAACSSSVGHSSPEGGAGSREGAPTSPGPGWHLSWSDEFDGSALDPGTWTVEDRSTFGDGGKELACLMNRPQNVTLESGVLVLRAQRERTPLRCGAHDSRFPGGRDYSSAFISTKGAKDWMYGRFEIRAKLPTAPGTSQGLWPAFWLRPVTGGTGELDVLEAIGGGAGSPEPGQVHQTIWYDYDGTHPKESAAVTLPKGSPSDGFHVYAVEWEKGAMRWYVDGVKTFERTTQTTTWLDEAFAQPMFLRLNLAVGGTWPGSPDASTRFPADFLVDYVRVYERA, encoded by the coding sequence TTGCCCACGCCACGAGGCCTGCAACGAGCGGCCGCGGTCGCGGTGCTGCTGCTGTTAGCCGCGTGCTCGTCGTCCGTCGGGCACTCGAGTCCCGAGGGCGGAGCTGGCAGCAGGGAGGGTGCCCCCACCTCGCCGGGTCCCGGCTGGCACCTCTCCTGGAGCGACGAGTTCGACGGCAGCGCGCTCGATCCGGGCACGTGGACGGTCGAGGACCGCTCCACGTTCGGCGACGGGGGCAAGGAGCTCGCCTGTCTGATGAACCGCCCGCAGAACGTGACCTTGGAGTCCGGGGTGCTGGTGCTGCGCGCGCAGCGCGAGCGCACGCCGCTGCGGTGCGGCGCGCACGACTCGCGCTTCCCGGGCGGTCGCGACTACTCCTCGGCCTTCATCTCCACCAAGGGGGCCAAGGACTGGATGTACGGCCGTTTCGAGATCCGCGCCAAGCTGCCGACGGCGCCAGGCACCTCCCAGGGGCTGTGGCCCGCCTTCTGGCTCCGGCCGGTGACGGGCGGCACGGGCGAGCTCGACGTGCTCGAGGCGATCGGCGGAGGAGCGGGCTCGCCGGAGCCCGGTCAGGTGCACCAGACGATCTGGTACGACTACGACGGGACCCACCCGAAGGAGTCGGCAGCCGTGACGTTGCCCAAGGGCTCGCCCTCTGACGGCTTCCACGTCTATGCGGTCGAGTGGGAAAAGGGCGCGATGCGCTGGTACGTCGACGGTGTCAAGACCTTCGAGCGGACCACGCAGACCACGACGTGGCTCGACGAGGCGTTCGCGCAGCCGATGTTCCTGAGGCTCAACCTCGCGGTCGGCGGCACGTGGCCCGGCTCTCCGGACGCTTCGACCCGGTTCCCCGCCGACTTCCTGGTCGACTACGTGCGCGTCTACGAGCGAGC